One segment of Vogesella indigofera DNA contains the following:
- a CDS encoding MerR family transcriptional regulator, protein MSEERLFTISDLARDFDITLRTIRFYEEQGLIEPQREGRQRLFTHRDRARLKLILRGKRIGLALSEIREILDLYELARDEASQSLKLLQLLSERKKQLEEQRNDIDAVLSEIVVLEGHCRQVIDTMTGKDATA, encoded by the coding sequence ATGAGCGAAGAACGCCTTTTCACCATTTCCGACCTGGCACGGGATTTCGACATCACCCTGCGCACCATCCGCTTCTACGAGGAACAGGGCCTGATCGAACCGCAGCGCGAAGGCCGTCAGCGCCTGTTCACCCACCGCGACCGCGCGCGGCTGAAGCTGATCCTGCGCGGCAAGCGCATCGGTCTCGCACTGTCGGAAATCCGCGAGATCCTCGACCTGTACGAGCTGGCACGCGACGAGGCCAGCCAGTCGCTGAAGCTGCTGCAACTGCTGTCCGAGCGCAAGAAGCAGCTGGAAGAACAGCGCAACGACATCGACGCGGTGCTGTCCGAGATCGTGGTACTGGAAGGCCACTGCCGCCAGGTGATCGACACCATGACCGGCAAGGACGCCACAGCCTGA
- a CDS encoding enoyl-CoA hydratase/isomerase family protein, translated as MTYSTLEIERAGQVATVWMNRPELHNAMNEHLIADLTAAFRILNEEAGVRVIVLAGRGKSFSAGADLDWMRRAAGYGEAQNLDDARKLAAMLKGIYRSKKPVIARIHGAAMAGGTGLTAVCDIAIATDAAKFALTEVRLGLIPATIGPYVADAIGPRQARRYFLSAERIDAATAERIGLVHEVVPAEALDTRIAELASELARGGPHALSAAKELLADLRQGSPLDDTLLDDTAHTIAATRVTDEAREGLAAFFDKRPPQWVNN; from the coding sequence ATGACTTACAGCACCTTGGAAATCGAACGCGCCGGCCAGGTCGCCACCGTGTGGATGAACCGCCCGGAGCTGCACAATGCGATGAACGAGCACCTGATCGCCGATCTCACCGCCGCCTTCCGCATCCTGAACGAGGAGGCCGGCGTGCGCGTGATCGTGCTGGCCGGCCGCGGCAAGAGCTTCTCCGCCGGCGCCGATCTGGACTGGATGCGCCGCGCCGCCGGTTACGGCGAGGCACAGAACCTCGACGACGCGCGCAAGCTGGCGGCGATGCTGAAAGGCATCTACCGCAGCAAGAAGCCGGTGATCGCACGCATCCACGGCGCGGCGATGGCCGGCGGTACCGGCCTGACTGCAGTGTGCGACATCGCCATCGCCACCGACGCCGCCAAATTCGCGCTGACCGAGGTGCGCCTCGGCCTGATCCCGGCCACCATCGGCCCCTATGTCGCCGATGCCATCGGCCCGCGCCAGGCGCGACGCTACTTCCTGAGCGCCGAACGCATCGACGCCGCCACCGCCGAGCGCATCGGCCTGGTACACGAGGTGGTGCCGGCCGAGGCGCTGGATACGCGCATCGCCGAGCTGGCTTCCGAGCTGGCCCGTGGCGGCCCGCACGCGCTGAGCGCCGCCAAGGAACTGCTGGCCGACCTGCGCCAGGGCTCGCCGCTGGACGACACGCTGCTGGACGACACCGCGCACACCATCGCCGCCACCCGCGTCACCGACGAGGCGCGCGAAGGCCTGGCCGCCTTCTTCGACAAGCGTCCCCCACAGTGGGTCAATAACTGA
- a CDS encoding AMP-binding protein, with translation MTSMSALPSYVHGTGDKPLIGQTIGQFFDDACRRFAERDALIVRHQGIRWRYAELQEQVERLACGLRRLGLQTGERIGIWSQNNSEWLLMQFATAKAGLVLVNINPAYRRSELEYALNKVDCRALVLAPSFKSSDYLAMVADLAPELAVSQPGELQAAKLPALRWVIRLGEEATAGMLNFPALLAEPTAAERATLAAVGATLQFDDAINIQFTSGTTGSPKGATLTHHNILNNGFFVGEAMRLTEHDRLCIPVPLYHCFGMVLGVLACLTHGAAMVFPAEAFEPLAVLQTVAEEKCTALHGVPTMFIAVLDHPRFAEFDLSALRTGIMAGSPCPISVMERVVAQMHMAEVTIAYGMTETSPVSFQSATDTPVAKKVATVGRIHPHVEVKIVDVEGRIVPRGETGELLTRGYSVMLGYWGDEEKTREAIDPAGWMHTGDLAVLDADGYCNIVGRVKDMVIRGGENIYPREIEEFLYRHPKVQDVQVVGVPDAKYGEELCAWIRLRDGESCTAAEIRAFCDGQIAHYKIPRYIEFVDAFPMTITGKIQKFMMRQQMKEKLGLDEAKTA, from the coding sequence ATGACGTCGATGTCCGCTCTACCCAGTTATGTGCACGGCACCGGTGACAAGCCGCTGATCGGCCAGACCATCGGCCAGTTTTTTGACGACGCCTGCCGTCGTTTTGCCGAGCGCGACGCACTGATCGTGCGCCACCAGGGCATACGCTGGCGCTACGCCGAGCTGCAGGAGCAGGTCGAGCGCCTCGCCTGCGGCCTGCGCCGGCTGGGGCTGCAGACTGGCGAGCGTATCGGCATCTGGTCGCAGAACAACAGCGAGTGGCTGCTGATGCAGTTCGCCACCGCCAAGGCCGGGCTGGTGCTGGTCAACATCAACCCGGCCTACCGCCGCAGCGAACTGGAGTACGCGCTGAACAAGGTCGATTGCCGCGCGCTGGTGCTGGCGCCGAGCTTCAAGAGCAGCGACTACCTGGCGATGGTTGCCGACCTGGCGCCGGAGCTGGCCGTAAGCCAACCGGGCGAACTGCAGGCGGCGAAGCTGCCGGCGCTGCGCTGGGTGATCCGCCTCGGCGAAGAGGCGACGGCGGGGATGCTCAACTTCCCGGCCCTGCTGGCCGAGCCGACGGCGGCAGAGCGCGCCACGTTGGCCGCAGTCGGCGCCACGCTGCAGTTCGACGACGCCATCAACATTCAATTTACCTCCGGCACCACCGGCAGCCCGAAAGGTGCCACGCTCACCCACCACAACATTCTCAATAACGGCTTTTTCGTCGGAGAGGCGATGCGGCTGACCGAGCACGACCGCTTGTGCATTCCGGTGCCGCTGTACCACTGCTTCGGTATGGTGCTGGGGGTGCTGGCCTGCCTCACCCACGGCGCGGCGATGGTGTTCCCGGCGGAAGCGTTCGAGCCGCTGGCGGTGCTGCAGACGGTGGCGGAAGAAAAATGCACCGCGCTGCACGGCGTGCCGACCATGTTCATCGCGGTGCTGGATCACCCGCGCTTCGCCGAGTTCGACCTGTCCGCGCTGCGCACCGGCATCATGGCCGGCAGCCCGTGCCCGATCTCGGTGATGGAGCGGGTGGTGGCGCAGATGCACATGGCCGAGGTGACCATTGCTTATGGTATGACCGAGACCAGCCCGGTCAGTTTCCAGAGCGCGACCGACACCCCGGTGGCGAAAAAGGTGGCCACCGTGGGCCGCATCCACCCGCATGTCGAGGTCAAGATCGTCGACGTCGAGGGTCGCATCGTGCCGCGCGGCGAAACCGGCGAGCTGCTGACCCGCGGCTACTCGGTGATGCTCGGCTACTGGGGCGACGAGGAGAAAACCCGCGAAGCGATCGACCCCGCCGGCTGGATGCACACCGGCGACCTGGCGGTGCTGGACGCCGACGGCTACTGCAATATCGTCGGCCGAGTGAAGGACATGGTGATCCGCGGCGGCGAGAACATCTACCCGCGCGAGATCGAAGAATTCCTGTACCGCCATCCCAAGGTGCAGGACGTGCAGGTGGTCGGTGTGCCGGACGCCAAGTACGGCGAGGAGCTGTGCGCGTGGATACGGCTGCGTGACGGCGAAAGCTGCACCGCGGCAGAGATCCGCGCCTTCTGCGACGGCCAGATCGCGCACTACAAGATCCCGCGCTACATAGAGTTCGTCGACGCCTTCCCGATGACCATCACCGGCAAGATCCAGAAATTCATGATGCGGCAGCAGATGAAGGAAAAGCTGGGGCTGGACGAAGCCAAAACCGCCTGA
- a CDS encoding pirin family protein, which produces MIAIRPAHARGKADFGWLQSRHSFSFGNYYDPAHMGFSDLRVINDDRVAPRAGFDTHGHRDMEIISYVLDGAIRHRDSAGNEAVLRAGEFQVMSAGRGIMHSEFNASNDAPLHFLQIWIEPRETGGVPAYRQKGFGLQPGLTLVASPDGAAGSLAIRQDARLYQLLLAPGEALDFAQDSGRRSYVHLIRGSLQLADTQLEPGDGARVSELPAYTLRNNGSEPLQALLFDLA; this is translated from the coding sequence ATGATTGCTATCCGTCCCGCCCACGCCCGCGGCAAGGCCGACTTTGGCTGGCTGCAGAGCCGCCACAGCTTTTCCTTCGGCAACTACTATGATCCGGCGCACATGGGCTTTTCCGATCTGCGCGTGATCAACGACGACCGCGTCGCGCCGCGCGCCGGCTTCGACACTCACGGCCACCGCGACATGGAAATCATCAGCTACGTGCTCGACGGCGCCATCCGCCACCGCGATTCCGCCGGTAACGAGGCGGTGCTGCGCGCCGGCGAATTCCAGGTGATGAGCGCCGGTCGCGGCATCATGCACAGCGAGTTCAACGCCAGCAACGACGCGCCGCTGCACTTCCTGCAGATCTGGATCGAGCCGCGCGAGACCGGCGGCGTGCCGGCTTACCGGCAGAAGGGCTTCGGCCTGCAGCCGGGGCTGACGCTGGTGGCCTCGCCGGACGGTGCCGCCGGCAGCCTCGCCATCCGCCAGGATGCACGCCTGTACCAGCTGCTGCTGGCGCCGGGTGAGGCGCTGGATTTTGCACAGGACAGCGGCCGTCGCAGCTATGTGCACCTGATCCGCGGCAGCCTGCAACTGGCGGACACGCAACTGGAGCCGGGCGATGGCGCCAGGGTCAGCGAGTTGCCGGCCTACACCCTGCGCAACAACGGCAGCGAGCCGCTGCAGGCGCTGCTGTTCGATTTGGCCTGA
- a CDS encoding isovaleryl-CoA dehydrogenase gives MYSSLRFAHGDTYDMLRETVRDFAQSEIAPRAADIDRDNLFPADLWQKFGDLGLLGITVSEEYGGANMGYLAHMIAMEEISRASASVALSYGAHSNLCVNQIYKNGNEEQKRKYLPKLISGEHVGALAMSEPNAGSDVVSMKLRADKVDGGYKLNGSKMWITNGGDADTLVVYAKTDVSAGAKGITAFIVEKGFAGFSHGSKLDKLGMRGSNTYPIFFDDCFVPEESVLGGEGNGVKVLMSGLDFERAVLSAGPLGIMQACMDVVVPYLNDRKQFGQAIGDFQLMQGKLADMYVKLSASRAYVYAVGQALDRGESGRQTRKDAAGAILYAAEAATQMALDAIQCLGGNGYINEYPTGRLLRDAKLYEIGAGTSEIRRWLIGRELMAETR, from the coding sequence ATGTACAGCAGCTTGCGCTTTGCCCACGGTGACACCTACGACATGCTGCGCGAAACGGTGCGCGACTTCGCCCAGAGCGAGATCGCGCCGCGCGCCGCCGACATCGACCGCGACAACCTGTTCCCGGCCGACCTGTGGCAGAAGTTCGGCGACCTGGGCCTGCTCGGCATCACCGTCAGCGAAGAGTACGGCGGCGCCAATATGGGCTACCTCGCGCACATGATCGCGATGGAGGAAATCTCCCGCGCCAGCGCCTCGGTCGCACTCTCCTACGGCGCGCACTCCAATCTGTGCGTGAACCAGATCTACAAGAATGGCAACGAAGAACAGAAACGCAAGTATCTGCCCAAGCTGATTTCCGGCGAACACGTCGGCGCACTGGCGATGTCGGAGCCGAACGCCGGCTCCGACGTGGTGAGCATGAAGCTGCGCGCCGACAAGGTCGACGGCGGCTACAAGCTCAATGGCAGCAAGATGTGGATCACCAACGGTGGCGATGCCGACACCCTGGTGGTGTACGCCAAGACCGACGTGAGCGCCGGCGCCAAGGGCATCACCGCCTTCATCGTGGAAAAAGGCTTTGCCGGCTTCAGCCACGGCAGCAAGCTGGACAAGCTGGGCATGCGCGGCTCCAACACCTACCCGATCTTCTTCGACGACTGCTTCGTGCCGGAAGAGAGCGTACTGGGCGGCGAAGGCAATGGCGTCAAGGTGCTGATGAGCGGCCTCGACTTCGAGCGCGCGGTACTGTCCGCCGGTCCGCTGGGCATCATGCAGGCGTGCATGGACGTGGTGGTGCCGTACCTGAACGATCGCAAGCAGTTCGGCCAGGCCATCGGCGACTTCCAGCTGATGCAGGGCAAGCTGGCCGACATGTACGTGAAGCTGTCCGCCAGCCGCGCCTACGTCTACGCCGTCGGCCAGGCGCTGGACCGCGGTGAATCCGGCCGCCAGACCCGCAAGGACGCCGCCGGCGCCATCCTGTACGCCGCCGAAGCGGCGACGCAGATGGCACTGGACGCCATCCAGTGTCTGGGCGGCAACGGCTACATCAACGAATACCCGACCGGCCGCCTGCTGCGCGACGCCAAGCTGTACGAGATCGGCGCCGGCACCAGCGAAATCCGCCGCTGGCTGATCGGCCGCGAACTGATGGCCGAGACCCGCTAA
- a CDS encoding carboxyl transferase domain-containing protein codes for MPIIESKLSPRAADFQANADKMRALVADLKEKVAKAALGGGDKAREKHVARGKLLPRERINLLLDPGSPFLELSQLAAYGMYGDDAPGASVITGVGRISGIECLVIANDATVKGGTYYPMTVKKHLRAQEIARENRLPCVYLVDSGGAFLPLQDEVFPDRDHFGRIFYNQAKLSADGIPQIAVVMGSCTAGGAYVPAMSDETVIVKDQGTIFLGGPPLVKAATGEVVTAEELGGGDVHTRISGVADHLAQNDAHALAIARRIVSDLNWQKQGTLDRIDPRPPRYGAEEIYGVIPADAKKPFDVREIIARLVDNSDFDEFKQNYGTTLVTGFARLNGYRVGIIANNGILFSESALKGAHFVELCCQRGIPLIFLQNITGFMVGKKYENGGIAKDGAKLVTAVACASVPKFTVLIGGSFGAGNYGMCGRAYSPRFLWMWPNSRISVMGGEQAAGVLAQVKKEQLGDAFTPEQEEALKAPVREQYEQQGHPYYASARLWDDGVIDPAQTREVLSLALEATLSAPVEKTRFGVFRM; via the coding sequence ATGCCCATCATCGAATCCAAGCTCTCCCCCCGCGCCGCCGACTTCCAGGCCAATGCCGACAAGATGCGCGCGCTGGTGGCCGACCTGAAAGAAAAAGTCGCCAAGGCCGCGCTGGGCGGCGGCGACAAGGCGCGCGAGAAACACGTCGCCCGCGGCAAGCTGTTGCCGCGCGAGCGCATCAACCTGCTGCTCGACCCCGGCTCGCCGTTCCTGGAGCTGTCGCAGCTGGCCGCCTACGGCATGTATGGCGACGACGCCCCCGGCGCCAGCGTCATCACCGGGGTTGGCCGCATTTCCGGCATCGAGTGCCTGGTCATCGCCAACGACGCCACCGTCAAGGGCGGCACCTACTACCCGATGACGGTGAAGAAACACCTGCGCGCGCAGGAAATCGCCCGCGAAAACCGCCTGCCCTGCGTCTATCTGGTCGATTCCGGCGGCGCCTTCCTGCCGCTGCAGGACGAGGTATTCCCCGACCGAGACCACTTCGGCCGCATCTTCTACAACCAGGCCAAGCTGTCCGCCGACGGCATCCCGCAGATCGCGGTGGTGATGGGCAGCTGCACCGCCGGCGGCGCCTACGTGCCGGCGATGAGCGACGAGACGGTGATCGTCAAGGATCAGGGCACCATCTTCCTCGGCGGCCCGCCGCTGGTGAAGGCGGCGACCGGCGAGGTGGTGACCGCGGAAGAGCTGGGCGGTGGCGACGTGCATACCCGCATCAGTGGCGTTGCCGACCACCTGGCCCAGAACGACGCCCACGCGCTGGCTATCGCCCGCCGCATCGTGTCCGACCTCAACTGGCAGAAGCAGGGCACGCTCGACCGCATCGACCCGCGCCCGCCGCGCTACGGCGCAGAGGAAATCTACGGCGTGATCCCGGCCGACGCGAAAAAGCCGTTCGACGTGCGCGAGATCATCGCGCGCCTGGTCGACAACTCCGATTTCGACGAATTCAAGCAGAACTACGGGACGACTTTAGTAACGGGCTTTGCCCGTCTTAACGGTTACCGCGTCGGCATCATCGCCAACAACGGCATCCTGTTCTCCGAATCCGCGCTCAAGGGCGCGCACTTCGTCGAGCTGTGCTGCCAGCGCGGCATTCCGCTGATCTTCCTGCAGAACATCACCGGCTTCATGGTCGGCAAGAAGTACGAGAACGGCGGCATCGCCAAGGACGGCGCCAAGCTGGTGACCGCCGTGGCCTGCGCCAGCGTGCCCAAGTTCACGGTACTGATCGGCGGCAGCTTCGGCGCCGGCAACTACGGCATGTGCGGCCGCGCCTACTCGCCGCGCTTCCTGTGGATGTGGCCGAACAGCCGCATCTCGGTAATGGGGGGCGAACAGGCCGCCGGCGTGCTGGCGCAGGTGAAGAAGGAACAGCTGGGCGACGCCTTCACGCCAGAGCAGGAAGAAGCGCTGAAGGCGCCGGTGCGCGAGCAGTACGAGCAGCAGGGTCATCCCTACTACGCCAGCGCGCGGCTGTGGGACGATGGCGTGATCGACCCGGCGCAGACGCGCGAGGTGCTGAGCCTGGCGCTGGAAGCGACCCTGTCGGCGCCGGTGGAGAAGACACGCTTCGGCGTGTTCCGCATGTAA
- a CDS encoding S8 family serine peptidase has translation MHRSILLCCLALLLPCFATAANLAPTAAAPLLAPPAVLADRDGDGLGDSLQQQLATAAPDARFDVVVTFRQPAQAAAARQTLGNFVPRHEFKLIPGFAGRLSAAQIRGLMHAPGLLRIEEDATVQTQLDAARADFGIEAARGLGASGLIGRNVGICIVDTGVDPLHEQLDNGKVAAFIDYVAGRSAPYDDNGHGTHVAAIAAGDGSGGSAAAAFQGVASGAALYAAKVLDAQGSGAESNVVAGIQWCAAQTGVHVISMSLAALPPADGKDAMSQAVDAAVAAGKVLVVAAGNDGDEPGTVGSPGAAAGAITVGACAEWSAAPAAANHSDGVYLTAFSSRGPITVNATTSYIKPDVCAPGHRIAAAKSGSVGDYVVYSGTSMATPFVAGAVALALEANPALKGNPAQVRSLLESSAQDRGASGKDNEWGAGLLDGYAFVARAQNAAASVRTSMPTAVHVDASVGNNQVWSHSFNLAEGDLGQPLAATVTIVGQPLCVLQFGGFCFAYQWDPDLDARLLAPDGTLLSASGCMGEGSDCAAPRAPLVALGRQETLHAMPTVAGTYRIEVKGAVDDVNNGKGGSFAFDLSRGPLAAAVASPDFSLSTTPASRSVVSGGSTSYTTTVTATGGFGSSVDLSVSGLPSGTSGSFSPDPLSGGSGTATLSVSTSSATAAGSYPLLIGGIGGGLSRSSTATLVVTAPNADFALAVSPASRTVKRGGRASYTATISALNGFSGAVTLSVSNLPAGATFGFTPNPVAGAGSSTLTVKTAKTTPVGSRSLLVTGSSGSLSHSQSVELVVR, from the coding sequence ATGCATCGTTCGATCCTGCTTTGCTGTCTGGCCTTGCTGTTGCCGTGTTTCGCCACTGCGGCCAACCTTGCGCCGACCGCGGCGGCACCGCTGCTGGCGCCGCCGGCAGTACTGGCGGACCGAGACGGCGACGGCCTCGGCGACAGCCTGCAGCAGCAGTTGGCCACGGCGGCGCCGGATGCGCGCTTCGACGTGGTGGTCACCTTCCGGCAGCCGGCGCAGGCGGCGGCCGCACGCCAGACGCTGGGCAACTTCGTGCCGCGTCATGAATTCAAGCTGATCCCCGGTTTTGCCGGCCGCCTCAGCGCGGCGCAGATCCGCGGGCTGATGCACGCGCCGGGCCTGCTGCGCATCGAGGAAGACGCCACGGTGCAGACCCAGCTCGACGCCGCGCGCGCCGACTTCGGCATCGAGGCCGCACGTGGGCTGGGGGCCAGCGGCCTGATCGGGCGCAATGTCGGTATCTGTATCGTCGACACCGGCGTCGATCCGCTGCACGAGCAGCTGGACAACGGCAAGGTGGCCGCCTTCATCGACTATGTCGCCGGCCGCAGCGCACCCTATGACGATAACGGCCACGGCACCCATGTCGCCGCCATCGCCGCCGGCGACGGTAGCGGCGGATCGGCCGCTGCGGCGTTCCAGGGCGTGGCCAGCGGCGCGGCGCTGTACGCCGCCAAGGTGCTCGACGCGCAGGGGAGCGGGGCGGAAAGCAATGTGGTCGCCGGCATCCAGTGGTGCGCCGCCCAGACCGGGGTACACGTCATTTCCATGAGCCTGGCCGCCTTGCCGCCTGCCGACGGCAAGGACGCGATGAGCCAGGCGGTGGACGCCGCGGTGGCGGCGGGCAAGGTGCTGGTGGTAGCCGCCGGCAATGATGGCGACGAACCCGGCACCGTCGGCTCGCCCGGCGCGGCGGCGGGGGCGATCACCGTCGGCGCCTGTGCCGAGTGGTCGGCGGCACCGGCTGCGGCCAACCATTCCGACGGCGTCTACCTGACGGCGTTTTCCAGCCGCGGCCCGATCACGGTGAACGCCACCACCAGCTACATCAAGCCCGATGTTTGCGCACCGGGGCACCGCATTGCCGCGGCCAAGTCCGGCAGCGTCGGCGACTATGTGGTCTATAGCGGCACCTCGATGGCGACGCCGTTTGTCGCTGGTGCCGTGGCGCTGGCGCTAGAGGCCAATCCGGCGCTGAAGGGCAATCCGGCGCAGGTGCGCAGCCTGCTGGAGAGCAGTGCGCAGGATCGCGGCGCCAGCGGCAAGGACAACGAATGGGGTGCCGGCCTGCTCGACGGCTACGCCTTTGTCGCTCGCGCGCAGAATGCCGCTGCCAGCGTCCGCACCTCGATGCCCACCGCCGTGCATGTGGATGCCAGTGTCGGCAACAACCAGGTGTGGAGCCATAGTTTCAATCTTGCAGAAGGCGATCTCGGCCAGCCGCTGGCGGCCACGGTGACCATCGTCGGCCAGCCGCTGTGCGTGCTGCAGTTTGGCGGTTTCTGCTTTGCCTACCAGTGGGACCCGGATCTCGACGCCAGGCTGCTGGCGCCGGACGGCACGCTGCTGTCGGCCAGCGGCTGCATGGGCGAGGGTAGCGACTGCGCCGCGCCGCGCGCGCCGCTGGTGGCGCTCGGGCGCCAGGAAACGCTGCACGCGATGCCGACTGTGGCCGGCACCTACCGCATCGAGGTGAAGGGCGCCGTCGATGACGTCAATAACGGCAAGGGCGGCAGCTTCGCGTTCGACCTGTCGCGCGGCCCGCTGGCCGCCGCGGTGGCCAGCCCGGACTTCTCGCTGAGCACGACCCCGGCCAGTCGCAGCGTGGTCAGCGGCGGCAGCACCAGCTACACCACCACCGTCACCGCCACGGGCGGCTTCGGCAGCAGTGTCGATCTCAGCGTCAGCGGCCTGCCGTCCGGCACCAGCGGCAGCTTCAGCCCCGATCCGCTCAGCGGCGGGAGCGGTACGGCCACCCTCAGCGTGAGCACCAGCAGCGCCACCGCGGCCGGCAGCTACCCGCTGCTGATCGGCGGCATAGGCGGCGGGCTGAGCCGCAGCAGCACGGCCACGCTGGTGGTGACGGCGCCCAATGCCGACTTTGCGCTGGCGGTGTCGCCGGCCAGCCGCACGGTGAAGCGCGGCGGCCGCGCCAGCTATACCGCCACCATCAGCGCGCTGAACGGCTTTAGCGGCGCCGTCACGCTCAGCGTGTCCAACCTGCCGGCCGGCGCCACCTTCGGCTTCACCCCCAATCCGGTGGCCGGCGCCGGCTCGTCCACGCTGACCGTCAAGACAGCCAAGACGACACCGGTCGGCAGCCGCAGCCTGCTGGTCACCGGCAGCAGCGGCAGCCTGAGCCATAGCCAGAGCGTGGAGCTGGTCGTGCGCTAA
- a CDS encoding acetyl-CoA carboxylase biotin carboxylase subunit: MFTKILIANRGEIACRVIKTARSMGIRTVAVYSDADASARFVKLADEAYRLGPAPAAESYLKADLILDIARQSGAQAVHPGYGFLSENEDFAAACEAAGIAFIGPPASAIAAMGSKSAAKALMEKANVPLVPGYHGDNQDELFLKAEADNMGYPVLIKASAGGGGKGMRIVERSDDFIAALASCQREARASFGDDKVLVEKYLTRPRHVEIQVFADSLGGCVYLFERDCSVQRRHQKVLEEAPAPHLPAATRQAMGEAAVAAARAVGYVGAGTVEFIMDVESGQFYFMEMNTRLQVEHPVTEMITGQDLVAWQLKVACGQALPLQQQQLAIHGHSIEARIYAEDPDKGFLPATGTLVHLQPPVENAHVRVDTGVLQGDTISPFYDPMIAKLIVWGETREAALQQLDAALAAYQVVGVTTNIRFLRRIAANPAFASGDVDTGLIARYHDSLLPAPAAPSSEQLALLAVGETLAAASNDSHAFGALQGWRLNGTLERRLGFAHGDSRIEVLLRQQQEQQLVSVNGSDIPLRATLQGKQLVANLGGKQISATLVRHGAQRVLFADGERVAVDYLDPYAYEEAGVHGETHMKAPMPGRVVALLAEAGARVVKGEPLLILEAMKMEHTITAPADGKVLAFCFAAGEQVSDGDELVDFEAD; this comes from the coding sequence ATGTTCACCAAGATCCTGATTGCCAACCGCGGAGAGATCGCCTGCCGCGTGATCAAGACCGCCCGCTCCATGGGCATCCGCACCGTGGCGGTGTATTCCGACGCCGACGCCAGCGCCCGCTTCGTGAAGCTGGCGGACGAGGCCTACCGGCTGGGGCCGGCGCCGGCCGCCGAGTCCTACCTCAAGGCCGATCTGATCCTCGACATCGCCAGGCAAAGCGGCGCACAGGCAGTGCATCCGGGCTACGGTTTCCTGTCGGAGAACGAAGACTTCGCCGCTGCCTGCGAGGCCGCCGGCATCGCCTTCATCGGCCCACCGGCTTCCGCCATCGCCGCCATGGGCAGCAAGTCCGCCGCCAAGGCGCTGATGGAAAAAGCCAACGTGCCGCTGGTGCCGGGCTATCACGGCGACAATCAGGATGAACTGTTCCTGAAGGCCGAAGCCGACAACATGGGCTACCCGGTGCTGATCAAGGCCAGCGCCGGCGGTGGCGGCAAGGGCATGCGCATCGTGGAGCGCAGTGACGACTTCATCGCCGCGTTGGCCAGCTGCCAGCGCGAGGCGCGCGCCAGCTTCGGCGACGACAAGGTGCTGGTCGAGAAATACCTGACCCGCCCGCGCCACGTGGAAATCCAGGTGTTCGCCGACAGCCTGGGCGGCTGCGTCTACCTGTTCGAGCGCGACTGCTCGGTGCAGCGCCGCCATCAGAAAGTGCTGGAAGAAGCGCCGGCGCCGCACCTGCCGGCAGCAACCCGCCAGGCAATGGGCGAAGCGGCGGTGGCTGCCGCCCGCGCCGTCGGCTATGTCGGCGCCGGCACCGTGGAATTCATCATGGACGTGGAGTCGGGGCAGTTCTACTTCATGGAAATGAATACCCGCCTGCAGGTGGAGCATCCGGTTACCGAGATGATCACCGGCCAGGACCTGGTGGCGTGGCAGCTGAAAGTGGCCTGCGGCCAAGCTTTGCCGCTACAACAGCAGCAGCTGGCGATCCACGGCCACAGCATCGAGGCGCGTATCTACGCCGAGGACCCGGACAAGGGCTTCCTGCCGGCCACCGGCACGCTGGTGCACCTGCAACCGCCGGTGGAGAACGCCCATGTGCGCGTCGATACCGGCGTGCTGCAGGGCGATACCATTTCGCCGTTCTACGACCCGATGATCGCCAAGCTGATCGTGTGGGGCGAAACGCGCGAAGCGGCGCTGCAGCAGCTGGACGCCGCGCTGGCCGCCTACCAGGTGGTGGGCGTCACCACCAATATCCGCTTCCTGCGCCGCATTGCCGCCAACCCGGCATTTGCCAGCGGCGACGTGGACACCGGCCTGATCGCCCGTTACCACGACAGCCTGCTGCCCGCCCCCGCCGCACCGTCCAGCGAGCAGCTGGCGCTGCTGGCGGTGGGCGAAACGTTGGCCGCAGCCAGTAACGACAGCCACGCCTTCGGCGCGCTGCAGGGCTGGCGCCTGAACGGCACGCTGGAGCGCCGCCTCGGCTTTGCCCACGGCGACAGCCGCATCGAGGTGCTGCTGCGCCAGCAACAGGAGCAGCAGCTGGTCAGCGTCAACGGCAGCGACATCCCGCTGCGCGCCACGCTGCAGGGCAAGCAGCTGGTGGCCAATCTGGGCGGCAAGCAGATCAGCGCCACGCTGGTACGCCACGGTGCGCAGCGCGTGCTGTTTGCCGACGGCGAACGCGTGGCGGTCGACTACCTCGATCCTTACGCCTATGAAGAAGCAGGCGTGCACGGCGAAACCCACATGAAGGCGCCGATGCCGGGCCGCGTGGTGGCACTGCTGGCCGAAGCCGGCGCCCGCGTGGTCAAGGGCGAACCGCTGCTGATCCTGGAAGCGATGAAGATGGAACACACCATTACCGCGCCGGCCGACGGCAAGGTGCTGGCGTTCTGCTTTGCCGCCGGCGAGCAGGTGAGCGACGGCGACGAGCTGGTGGATTTCGAGGCGGACTGA